Part of the Panicum virgatum strain AP13 chromosome 4N, P.virgatum_v5, whole genome shotgun sequence genome is shown below.
tatatataggccaccaagtcttgtagccgttgctcaacggtcagcagaaatcagcataccatcggatgaaccgatgcctctgcatggggtgccgtcggttcaaccggtcactctcagacctgaagtagtcgttgagcttctgacgcacGGTCTGcagcaccatcggtttaaccgatgactatgtgtcggttaaacctgtcactcacagcactcaattAGCCGTTGGACTTctttctcttctgctgacgtcattacaccgatgctatGCTCCGaagcaccaccggttcaaccggtgctgaaagcttGGCTCCTGTgggcttgacatcgtctctaaaacatagtacatccaatgcaccgatgcctagtttgatgccgtcggttcaaccggtgacctgGCTATCTTGACTTAGTCTTCGCTTGATCTCCATTTGGTGCTCAGACTTGCATCGATGCcagggcatcggaacttccgacaaccAACGGATGCGCCGATGCTATagacatcggttcttccggtgctgctattttctgcagaactgatccaattcagcatttctttgagttctttcttcgtgtattgctttgcatgacctttttacttcatccctgggatctagaaatattcacttaacaaaaccattagtcccattgtttgttttgtcatacgatcaccaaaatcactcgaaatggcataaacagtgccatgttcgttacatattctttttctaatttttctaaaaCTCATGGTCTCTTatttaatagtatatatttgtattttAATTGCTATTTCTTGGATCTTTTTTATATGCCTTGTTTCCTTCCATATAAATGGAGAATAGGAAAACATGTTATCATATAACAATTACTAATGTAACTTAATATTTTATATTCTTATGATCAGCACAAGTTTGTGTTGTGTCCAATTTTGAGGTGCATACGGGTTCGAAAATATTTTCAGATATtcaattttcaaagtttggCTTGGGTTATAAGAACTTTTTTGAGAGATGTATACATTTATGAATAATGTATGGTGCCACTTTATCAAAATTATTTAAAAGTCTTATTATAATATTATGGGCCTAGAAAATGTTGCCACATgaatttgtagaattttttgatcaaatttatatattattttaattatCATGTggtaatttggagctaaaagttTGAATTGTCTCTAGAAGACAATTTTTTTCATCTATTTTCATGGTATGAGCTAAGTTGGAACATATGAGCCTAAATACAATATTAACATAATTTTTTGAATCTTATTAGACATACACCTAGTTCATCTTGGAATTACTTCCAATAACTACTTAGAAATTCATTTTAATTATAGAAAGTACCAaatgtgttcaaaatttttgaaaCTCCTACATGACCACTTTAGATGTTGTATATTACATGTAGAAActgtatttgtgcatttaagatAATTTATTTTCCATGTTACTTCATAATAGTACCTTAATTAGGtgataataaaaaaacaaaatggcCACAAACAGGCCATTTTTTGGCCCCACTAAACCGCATGATTCCTAGCTAAAAACCATGCATACAACAACAGAACAACCGACGACACGCGTCGCTGCTCGCTTATTCTCCAACCAACAAGCATCGACAATCACCTCAGCAACTGCCCGGGACGAACCCGATCTTCTCTGCCGCGACGTCGTAGATCACCTCAGCCGACCGCTGCTGCGTGTTGCCGATGATGTTGAACGCCACCGCCTGCGGCCTCGCCGCGAACGCGAGGCACCCGACCATCGCGTCATCCGGATCGAAAATCAGGATCCCAAAGAAGTCGAGGTCGAACACGGCACCGTCACTGAACTTGAACGACACGGCCGGGATGAAGACAGCACCGTGCCCCGTGAAGTCGTAGCAGGTGTCGAGgacgccccgcggcggcgccggctcgtACTGCTTCATGGTGAACTTGAACCAGTCCCGGAGCGCGGCGTACGCCTCctcagggttaaaaaaaccggccggaaccggtccggtaaccgcggttaccggtctaagcggcccggaccggttccggttccggccggtttcaaaccggcccaaattcaaattttaaatttgaatttcaaaacatggaaaaattccaaaaaattcttaaaaatacttcaagttgcgacgaatttaatggtgtcaaaaaatttcaaatattcgttcatttagtatactttgcgagcatttgaagttaaacaaaaaaacatgcatacaaaagtatacaaatacaatgtaaaagtagtacaaaagagggttggagggttcatttagactaaatcatattatacaaacattcatttagtatactttgcgggcatttgaatttaaactaaaaaagaaaaaaatttgaatttggtcgGTTACCgttcaaaccgaccggttaccactcaaatcgaccggtaaccggtcaaaccggaccggtaaaccggtctaaccggccggttagctgttcgaaaccggtatcactgcgggttttgaattcaaatttgagtttaacCGGTTTTTACTggtaaccggtccaaccggtccggttaaccggaaccggtggccggcggttcggTGGAATCGGTCAGATAAAAAAACCTTGCGCCTCCTCCGGGAGGTAGGTGAGGGTGGTTCCGGAGTCGAGGAGCGTGCCCGCGCTCGTGAACACCGCCGGCGGCACCGGCAGGACGTACCCGCCGATGTCGATGGAGACGAGCTCGACGAAGTACAAGGACGGGTAGTccggcttctgcaccatggccgtGTACGTGACATTGTCGGACACCGGCGTCGTGCCGATGGTGAGGTACCCTTGCGTGCCGTTGTGGGACGGCAGGCAGTACGAAAAGGTGGCGCCCAACTTCGCGGCGGCCTGCGAGGACAGGGAGAGCttgccgaggccgaggccgatcAGCCCGTCGACGTCGCCAAACGACCCGAGGTTCTTCTCGCCGCAGCCGAAAACGAAGCCGTGGAGCGCGATGGAGGATGTGAGGGACAGCGTCTCGTGTGACAGGACCcttgaaacgaacatggcaccatttatgctatttcgagtgattttggtgatcgaatgataacacaacacttggactaatatgattgttaagatgaccattctcaggcttttaggttcaagtgatgacaaagagaaagagaagataggcccGCCTATaggaaccggttgaaccgacggtccaagaaagggcatcagtGCATTAGGCGTactgtgtaccagagacgatgtcaagtgcccaggagaagtttcttcagcaccggttcaaccgacggtgcatcggtgcatactatcggagtaatgacgtcagcgcccaggagaagatctttaagcaccggatgaaccggtgatgcatcggtacaaagcatcgattcaaccggtggtcactatgtcagctgtcaggagttcaatggttacttcgggttatgagtgaccggattgaagcgtcccctcataagagaagacttaaatgtgatacaaagcaccagtcccaggaggctgatgccacatttattacatcagatggttcaaaaccgtacaaaccttggaggacactcgatacagatgatgataataattaaccaagctacaacgtaacaccagaccgcaaaccacatagggtctaccacgggctcagagtattgcgacagcggaggcatctcgacagggccggttccacaggcaaggttgggtgtagaacgataaccctactcggcgtcgtctggtacgaagtctgggtcttattctgtaaaaagtaagagtggggtgagtacaaacgtactcagcaagtccaaccacacccacggaggggttataACAGCATAATATGCATAGgaaaatcaaggataaggttacggtttaatttgcagaaaaatgatattttatgcaggggtttattttacagaaaaccttttagaaaacagtttttgtagtaacacagagttcaagttttaaactggtaccggactccccgtccgtcgtagcacacggcacaattgccggacacaattccaaaacaactcacaccagcccatcccaatgaaacactacttatgtgaccacaccgtaactcgcccgataccgtgggcacggactattcgaatagattcttaactctgcagaggtgtgcaactttacccacaagtaggataccacaactcgaacaccgtcgtgtcggtgtagatcccaacatagccattacccaccatagctaagcctgactagccatcacgggatgcaccaaggggtcatcgaccgttcacttaggtataaccgggcataagtcactcggggcttatcccttttccttagtcacccgttgctctcagctctcctgatggctatcacaccaactagtgggatttatgctacgccgttgcccattcaacggtcgagtggtttgcacgatagtggagttaggtgagatgacacaccaactcggtccttagacacgacaagatggatatctcccttccttgccctgccacacaggcataagcacaccaatcggcaattcacacagaaatgccgtccatcccgtccaaactcacttttcaaaaacaccacttttatcccttcccacgtactcacgcattttcttttataaaaccaaatcgtattatgagtaaagtcctaagcattctaatattgattaacgtccaagcaaaatcagacattaatccaggtggtcaaggaatggtcatcacagatcaaggggtggctatctaaccgtgttttcatgcaaacaaaacatatgcaattttataaaacaggccattgggttgtgtttataaaaactaggacagaaacatgcatcaaaggatgggattgaatttgccgtcttcgtagccttcgggaaagtcctgtccttcgggctcggggtcgtggaactgatcctcgttcccttgctcgcagtactgctcgctagcgggctctccttcgttcacaccgtggtctatagcacacacaaacaagcatccaatcaatacaaagatctatcgttgagctcgaatcggagacACATAAATATAAAGTACGAAGTATTATTTtcgagtggtttcctaatggcatggccaagacTTGGTTATGAggggcgtggtaaagtttcgggttgatcagaggttgtttgttacatgaaatgataagttttATAAAGGTTTGTGGGTCGGTTAAAGGGGTCAGGGGTCTAGTTGAAATTAATCCGGAGGGGGTAGGGGCCTGGCTGTAATTTTTGGAAACATCTGGACTAGTCTGGAAGGTTCAGGGGCATATTTAGAATTATGTTTGTAGGTGGAAAGGGTTTTCTTGGAATTAGAACAAAGGGCAGGGTTCTTTTTGGATAAAGACCATAAGTGGGGGGGGGGTTCTTTATGGAATAGAGGGAAGGGGGAGGGCCTAATGGCAAAACtgccatctccctcctccccctcgcactgggaaacaggggaggcgccccgtgcgtcggcggcggccgatttggccgtcctggaccacggcggcggccgagggtgGGGGGAAAAGGGCTAGGGGGAGCGTGGGATTCGATTCCCCAGCTCACCTCGGctcggggcgcggcgagggagcggggcgacgtgaaccggcggcggcgggcggaaatggcggcggcggcggcgctgtgagctgcgaggagaggcggtggtggccaggaAGGCTTGGGTGCGGGGGAGCGGCACCGGTGGGGGCCCTTTTATAGACATTGTAGGTCGGTTGGGGGGGCGTGGCCGGTGGCCGCGGCGTGGTCacccggcgagctccgcgggcTCCATTAATGGCGATTGGCGGCTTGATTCGCGGCGTACAGTGGCGACAAGACCGCTCGAGCGGTGCGCCGGCCACTGTGGCACGTGGGGTGGGCCGGGCACCTGTGCGCGTCGCCAAGCGGcgtgagcggcgaggcggcggcctggcggTGGCGCAAGCGGCGAGCGGTGGGCGAGCGTGCGCGTGAGCGGCGCCGAGCGGAGCGGGGCAGCAGCGGGGCAAGCGCGGGGCACGTGGGGGCGCAGGCGAGCGGGACCCGACGGCGCGAGCAGCGAGGGCGTGCTGCTGTGGCCGTCCTgacggcgagcggtgcggcggtcggtgcgcggcgcgggcacgcggtgcgcgtgcgcggtgcAGCTCGGCGCGACGCGAGCGTGCGCGCGCAGGCGCACGTTcggccggggcggggcgctGCGCGGATGCGGCCGGTAGGAGCAGGCCagagcgggcggcgtggcgcgcgtgCGAGGCCGGCGCGGTGGCCAGGCCGCTCGGCTCGGGGGGGAAAGGGGAGGCGTGCGCACCGGTAGCAGCCCGGGCAGGCGCGCGCATGGGGGCGGGGCGAGCGAGCTGGGCGTTCGTGCGGAGCAGGGCAGGCCGAGCCGGGTGTGCGCGGGAGGTGGAGCCGGGCATGGCGGCGCTCGGAGCGGGAGGCGGCTCGGGGCAGGCGCGACGGGGAAGGAAGAGAGGAAAGAGGGGAGGAAGGGtgggaaagaaagaaaaaggaaaagaaaaggtgaagagaaaaaaaataggaaaaagaaatgaagaaaaagaaaatggggaaaagggagagagagaaaggaaaaaggagggggggcggtgtgcgccagcggcgacgcggccgcggtcggccacgcgtggcatgcgggccgcgggaggtggggcacgcggtcggagggggagaggggaaaaggagaaggggaaaaagagggagcgggattcgcggcggccggtcacgacgcgtcgcgttggatgggaaaGAGATGGGACGTGGATTGAActcgggtgtcgggttgttcgggagaGGTTCTGggaattagggttcagggtttgagtcgagctcaacgacaaaacaactttagcgcatgatttattttggtgagttttcgggatgttacacggatgaaccgacgctaccccgccagaggcatcggttctttcgGTGATACGCAGAGTTTCTgttgaccgttggagcaacagctacaagacttggtggcctatatatacgcctcaccccggccatttgaagtttgctggagttactGTACATCCcgcacacacccaagaacatctccaaaccatacaaaagcatcaagatcatatccttagcccttagcacactttgagagtgttctGTAAatgattagctcttagtgagtgagattgcaaggcttcgagcctttgtgctgtggtttattagcgaaccaaaacaagagcttggtgcgccggcaccttggagcgtgaagctcgccagCAACGCCAtcaaccctccgacttggtgtggagcggcgacgacatctttgtgcgggggacgtggagacccccatcttttgtggagaagctccttagtggaacccggggctaaggtgaccgtgattgtgttcacggaagagacttggtggccgagtagcaatactcttagtgagtgctacaacaacgtggatgtatatgtgcctttgtggctaaccgaaccacgggataaacacccgcgtcaagagtttgctatctcctatcccgctcattaagcatccgcatttcatactagcaatttgtgtgcctttaatttcatagaatagtttcttgataggaaaagctggttgctaaactcttttgagataggggtttcacactagaacaacttagttgcacatctaggtAGCTTgctttagtttaagttttgtgcaaattagttgaaGCCATAGATCTAAGTTTTTATTAATGACTAATTCACCCCTTCCCcttttaggctagagcacccgataaCTTTCAACCCCGGAGGTGGACGACCCGTCGCCGTACTCGACGTCGTAGATGCAGGTGCCGTTGCCGTCGCAgctcccgccggcggccctgcaCTCCTGGCTGCGGCAGGGAATGGCGCCGTAGGTGGACGATCTGGTCGGGTCGAAGATGGGGTCGTGCTGCTTGTAGCAGTGGCCCGAGCACGGCTGGCACTGGATCCACGACACGTCGCTGCCGGTGTCGAACACGACCGTGTACGCCCGGGCCGGCATGCCGAAGCCGACGGTGACTACGAAGTCCAGCGTGCCGAGGTACGCCACGGAGCTGTCCGGGATCGTCACGGCCGGAGGAGATGAAATCGGGATTCCGGGAACAACCAATGGAGCTGGAGCGACGGGAATCCCGGGGTACGGGTGTGCCCGCGGAGCTGGTGGAAATGGAAATGGGACCCCGGGGACGGGCCGCACCGAAGGAGCTGGAGGAAATGGGAACGGAATCCCGGGGAAAGGATGTGCCCGCGGAGTTGGTGAAAGTGGAAACGGGATGGGCCGCGGCGACGGAGCGGGAGGAAATGAGAACCCAATCCTGGGGAAGGGGCGTGTCGGCGGAGCAGGAGGACGTGGCCATGTGGGAACGGAATCCCGGGGATGGGATCGGCGTATTGGCGGAGCGGGAGGACGTAGCCCCCATATCGGAACGGAATCCCGGGGAGGGAGCCGGCGTGTTGGCGGAGTGGGAGAATATGGCCACGTGGGAACAGAATCCCTGGAATGGGACCCGTGTGGCAACGGCGATGGTGGAGCTGACGACGCCGCGGACGAGGAGCTCTGGATTAGGGTGGACGAGGAGCTCTGGATCAGGAGAGTGCTCAGCCGGTTCATGTCATGGTTGAGGTCGCCGGTTCATGTCATGGTTGAGGACGTAACGCCCGATGGACTCGCCAGTGCCGCAGCATTTCGGTGGAAGGCCGCAACTCGC
Proteins encoded:
- the LOC120669195 gene encoding aspartyl protease family protein At5g10770-like is translated as MASSHGRSSLMRLLVLCLLFGASLAATRRYLSVSMDELLSSKAHLDCSPLKKSAPSVRPVPGVPFPFPPAPRAHPYPGIPVAPAPLVVPGIPISSPPAVTIPDSSVAYLGTLDFVVTVGFGMPARAYTVVFDTGSDVSWIQCQPCSGHCYKQHDPIFDPTRSSTYGAIPCRSQECRAAGGSCDGNGTCIYDVEYGDGSSTSGVESYRTLSLTSSIALHGFVFGCGEKNLGSFGDVDGLIGLGLGKLSLSSQAAAKLGATFSYCLPSHNGTQGYLTIGTTPVSDNVTYTAMVQKPDYPSLYFVELVSIDIGGYVLPVPPAVFTSAGTLLDSGTTLTYLPEEAYAALRDWFKFTMKQYEPAPPRGVLDTCYDFTGHGAVFIPAVSFKFSDGAVFDLDFFGILIFDPDDAMVGCLAFAARPQAVAFNIIGNTQQRSAEVIYDVAAEKIGFVPGSC